The following are encoded together in the Ictidomys tridecemlineatus isolate mIctTri1 chromosome X, mIctTri1.hap1, whole genome shotgun sequence genome:
- the LOC120889806 gene encoding uncharacterized protein LOC120889806 has protein sequence MLAASFENFRHRDVSLLYTLTYPRSTTQEASHNHPAAPSWQPKGHHDRTREHRVASVGRLFLGPLREPLCWLLLLAPWVRTAPALRSAQLCSAPLHSASTTPLSELRPQLAERARGAATPAPGSGCLLLRARHLAPCEPTVSQVLFSAPALALSRCLSVGLAVFPPPHPPFPSSLSRLPVPSLALRRSEAASQENPRNLCKKLTMKFKKFFDFGAIFEWNKRGKILFHPNSHHPSLCISALYSSSAGREGIESHTLHSACRSWKSNCEVIKRESAAQTSWRTLSTSSGSLQRAPAGSRNTTSTLLAGIWTWKTPVSRKYNHLSKAVTYMHF, from the exons ATGTTAGCTGCATCATTTGAAAATTTCAGACATCGTGACGTTTCACTTCTCTACACTTTG ACATACCCAAGAAGCACAACTCAAGAGGCTTCGCACAACCACCCAGCAGCGCCTTCCTGGCAACCCAAAGGACACCATGATAGGACCAGGGAGCACAGGGTGGCTTCTGTTGG CCGGCTTTTTCTAGGACCGCTCCGGGAGCCTCTCTGCTGGCTGCTCCTGCTCGCTCCCTGGGTGCGCACCGCTCCTGCCCTGCGCTCTGCTCAGCTCTGCTCGGCTCCGCTCCATTCCGCCTCCACCACGCCTCTCTCCGAACTTCGGCCACAGCTAGCGGAGCGCGCCCGCGGTGCCGCCACCCCAGCCCCCGGCTCTGGGTGCCTGTTGCTCCGTGCCAGGCACCTCGCGCCGTGCGAGCCCACCGTCTCCCAAGTCCTGTTCTCTGCCCCGGCCCTCGCCCTCTCTCGCTGTTTGTCTGTCGGTTTAGCTGTCTTTCCGCCTCCCCACCcaccttttccttcctccctctctcgcTTGCCTGTTCCTTCGCTAGCTCTCAGACGCAGCGAAGCAGCTTCGCAGGAAAATCCCAGAAACCTTTGCAAAAAGCTTACAATGAAATTTAAGAAGTTCTTCGATTTCGGCGCCATTTTCGAGTGGAACAAGAG AGGTAAGATTCTCTTCCATCCTAATTCCCATCACCCATCGCTCTGCATTTCAGCACTGTATTCATCCTCCGCGGGGAGGGAGGGAATCGAGAGCCACACCCTTCACTCTGCCTGCAGATCCTGGAAATCAAACTGCGAAGTTATTAAAA GAGAGAGTGCCGCCCAAACTTCCTGGAGGACCTTGTCCACGTCATCTGGCTCCCTCCAGAGGGCGCCTGCAGGATCCAG gAACACTACATCAACACTCTTGGCGGGGATCTGGACATGGAAGACTCCTGTTTCAAGAAAATATAATCATCTTTCAAAGGCTGTAACTTATATGCATTTCTAA
- the Plac1 gene encoding placenta-specific protein 1 has product MKVFNMVGGVILFASLFSACSGQNPMTVLCSIDWFMVTVHPFMLNNDVYVHFYELHLGLGCPANHVQPHFYQFTYRVTECGIRVKAVSQDMVIYSTELHYASKGTSSKYVIPVSCAAPQRSPWLTLPSPLRTASDSAAAAKNGDTYYSVFSLSQSSERPNCDCPPCVSNNRRTPASHNQVEAEETHPVRSSYFLSVCEDWCLPSDDLIEPM; this is encoded by the coding sequence ATGAAAGTTTTCAACATGGTCGGGGGCGTGATCTTGTTTGCCTCTCTGTTTTCAGCCTGCTCTGGGCAAAATCCCATGACTGTGCTGTGTTCCATTGATTGGTTCATGGTCACGGTCCACCCCTTTATGTTGAACAATGATGTCTATGTACACTTCTATGAGCTGCACTTGGGCCTGGGTTGCCCTGCCAACCATGTTCAGCCACATTTCTACCAGTTTACCTACCGTGTTACTGAATGTGGCATCAGAGTCAAGGCTGTCTCTCAGGATATGGTTATCTACAGCACTGAGTTGCACTATGCTTCTAAGGGTACCTCCTCTAAGTATGTGATCCCTGTGTCATGCGCTGCCCCCCAACGGTCCCCATGGCTTACTCTACCCTCTCCCTTGAGAACAGCCAGCGATAGTGCAGCCGCAGCCAAGAATGGTGACACATACTACAGCGTGTTCAGCTTGTCACAGTCCAGCGAAAGGCCCAACTGTGACTGTCCACCTTGTGTCTCTAATAATCGGCGTACCCCGGCCTCACATAACCAAGTAGAGGCTGAGGAGACCCATCCTGTGCGGTCTTCTTACTTTCTTAGTGTTTGTGAAGACTGGTGTCTTCCCTCAGATGATCTGATTGAACCCATGTGA